From a single Bryobacter aggregatus MPL3 genomic region:
- a CDS encoding MutS-related protein has protein sequence MGAIITAEIEYRQRLEARRQAFAESDAQHRRWGDFRLFVLAALLVLVYWRLWWGVLFCVLLLFALGVKMQALEDARSRWRRTIEFYETGLERLAGRWAGKGLTGEAFLPAEHLYARDLDLFGIGSLFELLCRARTRMGQSKLAQWLLGPAPFGVVVARQEAVRELSDRLDLREDLAVIVGGNAAEVNSEALAAWGEAPGILVVGHLRPLFWLLSILGLLAIAAFVALLVGVPLPGLRIFALAMVVICGSVFLRYRAQSTAVLEGAEHAVHELALLSAVLRRFESENFVAPELLALQREMQVEGEPPSVRIAQLRRWMDLADSRDHVLLKAAGPVILWDLHLAIGLEAWREKSGPALRRWMDAVAEMEALVSFAGYRYENESDVFPELVAEGVCLEGVGMSHPLMPRTQAVANDLRLGEPLQALVVSGSNMSGKSTLMRTVGVNVVLAQAGGVVRATSLRLTSLQVGASIQTHDSLAANTSRFYAEILRLRDILQQAGEGPVLFLIDEVLSGTNSHDRRIGAEAILRGLVQRGAIGLTSTHDLALTRIVEELGGTGGNVHFEDQLVDGVMRFDYKMREGVVTHSNAIALMRAVGLEV, from the coding sequence TTGGGTGCAATCATAACAGCGGAAATTGAATACCGGCAGCGATTGGAAGCACGGCGCCAGGCCTTTGCGGAGAGCGATGCGCAGCATCGGCGCTGGGGGGACTTTCGGCTCTTTGTGCTGGCGGCGCTGCTGGTGCTGGTCTATTGGCGCTTGTGGTGGGGCGTTCTGTTCTGTGTGCTATTGCTCTTCGCTCTTGGGGTGAAGATGCAGGCTCTCGAAGATGCCCGGAGCCGCTGGCGGCGGACGATCGAATTCTACGAGACGGGCCTCGAGCGCCTGGCGGGACGGTGGGCGGGCAAAGGACTGACGGGCGAGGCGTTTCTGCCTGCCGAACATCTGTATGCCCGGGATCTCGATCTGTTTGGCATCGGGAGTTTGTTTGAACTGCTGTGCCGGGCGCGGACACGGATGGGCCAAAGCAAGCTCGCGCAGTGGTTGCTGGGGCCGGCGCCTTTCGGCGTTGTCGTCGCGCGGCAGGAGGCGGTGCGGGAGCTCAGTGACCGGCTCGATCTGCGGGAGGATCTAGCCGTAATTGTGGGGGGCAATGCGGCGGAAGTGAATTCAGAAGCCCTGGCCGCCTGGGGCGAGGCTCCGGGCATTCTCGTGGTGGGCCACTTGCGTCCGCTCTTCTGGCTGCTCTCGATTCTGGGCCTGCTGGCGATTGCGGCGTTCGTGGCGCTGCTTGTGGGGGTTCCATTGCCTGGGCTGCGGATCTTTGCGCTGGCGATGGTTGTGATTTGCGGGAGTGTCTTTTTGCGTTACCGGGCGCAGAGTACCGCTGTGCTCGAAGGGGCGGAACATGCGGTGCATGAGCTAGCGTTGTTGTCGGCGGTGTTGCGGCGTTTTGAATCGGAGAACTTTGTGGCTCCGGAGTTGTTGGCCTTGCAGCGGGAGATGCAGGTGGAGGGGGAGCCTCCTTCGGTACGGATTGCGCAGTTGCGGCGCTGGATGGATCTGGCTGATTCCCGCGACCATGTGTTGCTCAAGGCGGCGGGCCCGGTGATCTTGTGGGATCTGCATTTGGCGATTGGTCTTGAGGCGTGGCGCGAGAAGTCTGGACCGGCGCTCCGGCGCTGGATGGACGCCGTGGCGGAGATGGAAGCGCTGGTGTCCTTTGCCGGGTATCGCTATGAGAATGAATCGGATGTGTTTCCGGAATTGGTGGCAGAGGGCGTTTGTTTGGAGGGCGTTGGGATGTCGCATCCGCTGATGCCGCGGACCCAGGCGGTGGCGAATGATTTGCGTCTGGGCGAGCCGTTGCAGGCCCTGGTGGTGAGCGGGTCGAATATGTCCGGCAAGAGTACTCTCATGCGGACTGTGGGCGTGAATGTGGTGCTGGCGCAGGCCGGTGGCGTGGTGCGGGCGACGAGTCTGCGGCTGACGTCGCTGCAGGTGGGCGCTTCGATCCAGACCCATGATTCGCTCGCGGCAAACACCTCGCGCTTCTATGCCGAGATTCTGCGGCTGCGAGATATTTTGCAGCAGGCCGGGGAAGGGCCGGTGCTGTTTTTGATCGATGAAGTGCTGAGCGGGACGAATTCACATGACAGGCGGATTGGCGCGGAGGCGATTCTACGTGGCCTGGTGCAGCGCGGGGCGATCGGGTTGACGAGTACGCACGATCTGGCGCTGACGCGGATTGTCGAGGAGCTGGGCGGGACGGGGGGGAATGTCCACTTTGAAGATCAACTAGTGGACGGAGTGATGCGTTTCGACTACAAAATGCGGGAGGGCGTGGTGACGCATAGCAACGCAATTGCGCTGATGCGGGCGGTAGGGCTGGAAGTCTAG
- a CDS encoding TonB-dependent receptor, with product MMYFSPRTRFRGSLGLFLFLATLPAGSAQIVSSNLTGRVVDASGTAVSDVKILATSESTGIARQTTSDASGLYTIPQLPPGSFRVTASAAGFKQFVSSGLQLQVDQTARLDIRLQIGEVSESIEVTGSASLVASETSSIGQVVDQKSVVGLPLNGRNFLQLATMSPGVAPAYNSRSATITNQSGRSDLAVHVSGGRGDSNSFLIDGVETRSTWFNSPSVVLSVDAVQEFKIDRNLFSAEYGQGSGLVSLVSRSGGNELHGSAYEFLRNDKLDAANYFDNYFGNGKAPFRQNQFGATAGGAILPNKLFFFGSWEGLRSRRSNTLTALVPTQNQLNGDLSGLVSTKGAILDPLSGVPFPNNQIPASRISAVTRAFSKYTPVANANAGGRNFVTTKSTNRDDNQYGGRIDYQLGERDTIFGRYTDYDSSLIRPGTGALSGSVFPYAGRNLVVQHTHIFSPTVLNVFKFGYTKADVYNRWEGSSNSIANQIGINLKQVPEEYGLPNVSLASGFYAGGGATINQGGHDNLFQFSDTVNLTRGRHNLKFGGDLRLIHFDLRLGLSNNGAFTFDGRYTGNPVSDFLLGNPSAMNAQLGLGVGRFRSNSINLFIADDYKITSRLTLNLGLRYEYDQPFVEKDGREGYFDTSKGQFVVGISKAQSPIARDIPGVVYNPNLRPGIWTPDRNNFAPRLGFGYRLTDRTAIRGGYGFFYSKTQGNELQFKINAPPLIFAAAMTGNVGTPNLSWDRDAFPDPASANFPVGALAPFAIDPSDRTPYIQQWNLSINQQLAKDWLFEAAYVGSKGTKLAERVNINQARLPADPANITPINDRRPYAGFGDILSANFQENSSYNALQSRIERRFASGFSFLGSYTWSHSIDTASRGSGGSWHQSAYNVRGDRGNSDFDMRHRLALSGIYNLPFGKGRQFLSNASGLTERVVSGWSVASIASFNTGNYFSVTVAGDRANVGGYAFQRANTSCAGNLDRSSRTIDRYFNTSCFSTTPLGTFGNSGRNIVEIPGTNNLDISLLKDTKLSERINLQFRAEAFNALNHAQFGQPDLNANSALIGQIRTARDARIGQLALKLLW from the coding sequence ATGATGTACTTTTCGCCGCGAACCCGGTTTCGCGGGTCCCTGGGTCTATTTTTATTCCTTGCTACTTTGCCTGCGGGCAGTGCGCAGATTGTTTCTTCCAACCTGACCGGACGCGTTGTAGACGCCTCCGGAACCGCTGTTTCCGACGTCAAAATTCTTGCGACCAGTGAGAGTACTGGAATCGCCCGCCAAACGACCAGCGATGCTTCTGGTCTTTACACCATTCCGCAATTGCCGCCGGGGAGCTTTCGCGTGACGGCTTCGGCTGCCGGTTTCAAACAGTTTGTTTCAAGCGGCCTGCAGCTCCAGGTAGACCAGACTGCCCGCCTCGACATTCGCCTTCAGATTGGCGAAGTGAGTGAATCGATCGAAGTGACGGGAAGCGCGAGCCTGGTGGCGAGCGAAACCTCTTCGATCGGGCAGGTGGTGGATCAGAAGAGCGTGGTCGGCCTGCCGCTGAACGGCCGCAACTTCTTGCAACTGGCGACGATGTCGCCCGGTGTCGCCCCTGCCTATAACAGCCGCAGCGCGACGATTACCAACCAGTCGGGCCGCTCCGATCTGGCGGTTCACGTCTCGGGTGGCCGTGGCGACAGCAACAGCTTTCTGATCGATGGTGTTGAGACGCGCAGCACCTGGTTCAATTCGCCGAGTGTTGTGTTGAGTGTCGATGCAGTGCAGGAGTTCAAGATCGATCGCAACCTGTTCTCGGCGGAATACGGGCAGGGCAGTGGTCTGGTGAGCCTGGTGAGCCGCTCGGGCGGCAATGAATTGCATGGGTCGGCGTATGAGTTCTTGCGCAACGATAAGCTCGATGCGGCGAATTACTTCGACAACTACTTTGGCAACGGGAAGGCTCCGTTCCGGCAGAATCAGTTTGGCGCGACGGCCGGTGGCGCGATCCTGCCGAACAAGTTGTTCTTCTTTGGAAGCTGGGAAGGGCTGCGCAGCCGCCGGAGCAATACGCTGACCGCCCTGGTGCCGACGCAGAACCAACTGAATGGCGATCTGAGCGGTCTGGTGTCGACCAAAGGCGCGATCCTCGATCCTTTGAGCGGAGTGCCGTTCCCGAACAACCAGATTCCGGCGAGCCGCATTTCTGCTGTGACGCGCGCCTTCTCGAAGTACACGCCGGTGGCGAACGCGAATGCAGGCGGACGAAACTTTGTCACGACCAAGAGTACGAATCGCGATGACAACCAGTACGGGGGCCGCATCGACTACCAGCTTGGAGAACGCGACACGATCTTTGGCCGCTACACGGACTACGACTCGTCGCTGATCCGTCCTGGGACCGGCGCCCTGTCGGGCAGCGTGTTTCCCTATGCGGGCCGCAATCTCGTTGTCCAGCACACGCATATCTTTTCGCCGACCGTGTTGAACGTGTTCAAGTTCGGCTATACCAAGGCGGACGTTTATAACCGTTGGGAGGGTAGCTCAAACAGCATCGCCAATCAGATCGGCATCAACCTGAAGCAGGTACCGGAAGAGTATGGCTTGCCGAATGTTTCGCTCGCCAGCGGCTTCTATGCCGGCGGTGGCGCGACGATCAATCAGGGTGGCCATGACAACCTGTTCCAGTTCAGTGATACGGTGAACCTCACCCGTGGGCGTCACAACCTGAAGTTTGGCGGCGACTTGCGCCTGATCCACTTTGATTTGCGTCTGGGCCTCAGTAACAACGGCGCCTTCACCTTTGATGGCCGCTATACGGGCAATCCGGTTTCAGACTTTTTGCTCGGCAATCCTTCGGCCATGAATGCGCAGTTGGGACTGGGAGTGGGACGCTTCCGCTCGAACTCGATCAATCTGTTTATCGCCGATGATTACAAGATCACTTCGCGTCTGACGCTGAACTTGGGCCTGCGCTACGAATACGATCAGCCCTTTGTCGAAAAAGATGGCCGTGAAGGCTACTTCGATACCTCGAAGGGCCAGTTTGTGGTGGGGATCTCGAAGGCGCAGTCGCCGATTGCACGTGATATTCCGGGTGTGGTCTACAACCCGAATCTCCGTCCGGGCATCTGGACTCCCGATCGCAACAACTTTGCTCCCCGCCTTGGCTTTGGCTACCGATTGACGGACCGGACGGCGATTCGCGGCGGTTACGGCTTCTTCTACTCGAAGACTCAGGGCAACGAACTGCAGTTCAAGATCAATGCGCCGCCGCTGATCTTTGCCGCTGCGATGACGGGCAATGTGGGCACGCCGAATCTGAGCTGGGATCGCGATGCGTTTCCTGATCCTGCGTCCGCGAATTTCCCGGTGGGTGCGCTTGCTCCCTTCGCCATCGATCCCAGTGATCGCACGCCTTACATCCAGCAATGGAATCTCAGCATCAATCAGCAACTGGCGAAGGACTGGCTGTTTGAAGCCGCTTATGTCGGCAGCAAGGGCACCAAGCTCGCTGAACGCGTGAACATCAATCAGGCCCGGCTGCCTGCCGATCCTGCGAACATCACGCCGATCAACGATCGCCGTCCTTATGCCGGCTTTGGCGACATTCTGTCGGCAAATTTCCAGGAGAACTCGAGCTACAACGCACTGCAGAGCCGCATCGAACGCCGCTTTGCCAGTGGCTTCAGCTTCCTCGGGTCCTACACCTGGTCACACTCGATTGATACCGCTTCGCGCGGGTCTGGCGGATCGTGGCACCAGAGTGCCTATAACGTGCGTGGCGATCGTGGCAACTCCGATTTCGATATGCGCCATCGCCTGGCGCTGAGTGGCATCTATAACTTGCCCTTTGGCAAGGGACGTCAGTTCCTGTCCAATGCCAGCGGCTTGACGGAGCGCGTTGTCAGTGGCTGGTCCGTGGCTTCGATCGCCAGCTTCAACACGGGAAATTACTTCTCGGTGACGGTGGCCGGGGACCGCGCGAATGTTGGTGGTTATGCTTTCCAGCGGGCGAATACTTCCTGCGCGGGCAATCTCGATCGCTCGAGCCGGACCATCGATCGCTACTTCAACACGAGTTGCTTTTCGACCACACCGCTCGGCACCTTTGGGAACTCCGGGCGCAACATTGTCGAGATTCCGGGGACGAACAACCTCGACATCTCGTTGCTGAAGGATACGAAGCTCTCTGAGCGGATCAACTTGCAGTTCCGTGCCGAGGCCTTCAATGCGCTGAACCACGCACAGTTCGGCCAACCCGATCTGAATGCGAACAGCGCCTTGATCGGTCAGATTCGCACCGCGCGCGATGCCCGCATTGGGCAGTTGGCGTTGAAATTACTCTGGTAG